The Chaetodon trifascialis isolate fChaTrf1 chromosome 17, fChaTrf1.hap1, whole genome shotgun sequence genome has a segment encoding these proteins:
- the tfpi2 gene encoding LOW QUALITY PROTEIN: tissue factor pathway inhibitor 2 (The sequence of the model RefSeq protein was modified relative to this genomic sequence to represent the inferred CDS: inserted 1 base in 1 codon) gives MVGKAEKTXGAKSFTMEFCIFALFTLFTSFYNVLALSPRGACLLQVDEGPCRADIERYYYNTITQKCEIFYYGGCQGNANNFRSYQECQKSCFRIPKIPQICRFPKDEGPCRGLFHRYFFNMTTMQCEPFYYGGCQGNSNRFQDLTSCMEYCSPRKTVPVLCLDPLDKGKCSASIPRYYYNSATKMCEEFIYSGCGGSSNNFVSRQSCMDVCVKGGKKSTSQVKGRRMRRNRNNHITFLKA, from the exons ATGGTCGGCAAAGCGGAAAAGA TTGGAGCAAAAAGTTTCACAATGGAGTTTTGCATATTCGCGCTGTTTACACTCTTCACCTCGTTTTACAACGTTTTGGCGTTGTCCCCGAGAG GCGCCTGCCTCCTTCAAGTGGACGAGGGACCTTGCAGAGCAGATATTGAGCGCTATTACTACAACACCATCACCCAAAAGTGCGAGATTTTCTACTATGGAGGCTGCCAAGGAAATGCCAATAACTTCAGGAGTTATCAGGAGTGCCAGAAATCCTGTTTCAGAATCCCAA AGATTCCCCAGATCTGCAGGTTTCCCAAAGACGAGGGACCCTGCCGCGGCCTCTTTCACCGCTACTTCTTCAACATGACCACCATGCAGTGTGAGCCCTTTTACTACGGCGGCTGTCAGGGCAACTCCAATCGCTTCCAAGACCTCACCTCCTGCATGGAGTACTGCAGTCCAAGAAAAA CTGTTCCTGTGCTCTGCCTGGACCCACTGGACAAAGGCAAGTGTTCAGCCTCTATTCCTCGGTACTACTACAACTCGGCCACCAAGATGTGTGAGGAGTTCATCTACTCGGGCTGCGGAGGGAGCAGCAACAACTTCGTGTCAAGGCAGAGCTGCATGGACGTGTGTGTTAAAG gaggaaaaaaaagcacaagtCAAGTGAAAGGTCGTCGCATGAGACGGAATAGAAACAATCACATCACTTTCTTGAAGGCGTAG
- the gngt1 gene encoding guanine nucleotide-binding protein G(T) subunit gamma-T1 — protein MPVINVDDLTDKDKAVMEVNQLKIEVKLERWLTSKCCEELKEYIQAGEEEDILFKGIPEEKNPFKEKGGCVIC, from the exons ATGCCGGTCATAAATGTAGATGACCTGACGGACAAGGACAAGGCTGTAATGGAAGTAAACCAACTTAAAATTGAAGTGAAACTTGAGAGGTGGTTG ACATCTAAATGCTGCGAGGAACTCAAGGAGTACATTcaggctggagaggaggaggacatccTCTTCAAAGGCATTCCAGAGGAGAAGAACCCCTTCAAGGAGAAAGGTGGCTGTGTCATCTGCTAG